The Microbacterium amylolyticum genome includes the window GCTCCTTCAGGCGCTTCGCGTCGTCGGCTTTAAGGCCGCCGTACTGGTTCCGCCACCGGTAGTACGTCTGCTCGGACACCCCGAGCTCCCGACACACCGCCGCGACATCCGCGCCATCGGCGAGCATCCTGTCGGCCTGCCCGAGCTTGCGAACGACCTGTTCCGGGGTGTGACGCTTCCTGCTGTTCGACATGATCTGACCAGTCTCCCTGCCCGAACCCTCGGGCAACAGGACGACTCTCAGAACCACCGGACCTACGCAACGGGGTCAGCCCAGCCGACGCAGAGCCGATCCCCTTCCCGGGATTCGATCGTCTCGTCCTCGACTACTCGCGCCTTCAAGCAGTGATGCGCGACCATCGCTACGCATCGTGGCGGACCGCGCTTTCGTCGGTTGTTGGTATCTACCTCATCACCGACACCCGCGACGGTCGTCAGTACGTCGGCAAAGCGGATGGCGTCGAGAGTGTGAGACAGCGCTGGAGCGTCTACGCAACGAATGGTCACGGCGGGAACGTCGAGCTACGCGGAATCGATCCATCTACTTTTCGCTACTCGCTCCTGCGCGTCTTCGACCCGTCGACACCGACACCAGAGATCGACGCCGCCGAGAGCCACTTCAAGGTCGCGCTCGACTCACGACGACACGGTCTCAACCGCAACTGAGGGGCGCGCTGACGCCTGCGGATCTACAGCGGAAGCGCGTGGGCTTGTTCGGACATTTTTCGGTAGCCGATGAGGTTGTAGAACGCGTAGACAAAGGTCGCCCCAGCGCCACCGACTCCGGCAACGGCGAAGGCGAGCTGCCAATCGCTTGAGTTGTTCAGCGCGATCAAGACTCCGACGATTCCGAAGAGAACGGAGATCGGGCCGAGAACGTAGTCGATGCGTCGTCCTTGGATCTTGGCCATCGGGATGAAGTGAAGGCCGATGATGATGACGACGGCCTGCATGATGAATTGAGCCTGTCCAAGTAGAGGCAGTGCAATGACCGACAGCCAGAGGAGCGGGTAGGTGATCCCACTAAGCACCGCCATCTTCTTTCCCTGTGCTTCGCCTTCAGGGGTTTTGATGCTCGGGTGGCGGACAGCGTGCTTGATGTTGCGGATCGCAAGTGCCCCGCAGATGACCGCGTACACAGCCAGCGCACCGAAGATGATCCCGCCGAGGAGGCCCCATGCGGGGATGAACCAGAAGGCGTAGACGAGCATGAAGAAGCCCATGATGAGGGGGAGTGGAGAGACGTAGCGCGCGGCGGTACCGAACCACTCCGCGGTGGTCGTCTTCGTTGAAGCTTTGCTGGTCGTCGTCATTTGGGTTCTCCTGTTCAGTTGTGCCCTTGACTATGAGTGAAGTCTCGACCTAGGTCAACCGGTTCGCTGATGTGCTTTTCACATCAGGAGCGTGTGCTCTGAACTTTGTACCAGAAAGTTGCCTGTCGCGGAAAGTCGCGTGTGCTAGAAAGTGAGCAGGTGCTCGACAGCATCGCTAACTGAGAGGAGGGCGCATGGCTCGGCCAGGGGAGCTGGATCCAGCGTCGATTCTGCGCTCGATTGCGGACGACACCGAGAGCGCGAAGAGATTCCTCACGCCCGACGCGCGACTGCTGTTCCTCGTGTGGGGCTTCGCGTGGATTGTCGGCTTCCTCGCCATGTATCTCGCGTTCGTCCCTGAAGCGCAGCCGATTCTCCCGCTCCCGCTGGCGATGGGTATCGGGGTTGTGAGCTTGCTCGTTGGGATCTGGGTGTCCAGTGCGCATGTCACGCGCAGAGCCACGGGCTCGCGGGGGCCCTCACGGCTGCAGGGCGCGATCTACGGAAATACGTACGCCGTTGCGTTCACGATGATGGGGCTGTTGGGAGGCAGGCTCGCCAGCGATGGCCTATCGCTGGTTACGCTGCTGCCCTACTGGGTTGCTGTCCCATGCCTGATCGTTGGAGTGCTCGGTCTCGTCGGTTCAGCGCTGTGGAATGACCGGTCGCAGTTGGTCTTCGGATCGTGGACGATTATCGCTGGCCTACTCTCGATCGTTCTGCCCGCACCACACCTCCTGCTAGCAGGCGTGATCGGCGGGGTTGGATACTTGGCGCTGGCAGGAATCGCGGCCGTCCGGCCGAATCTCGTGGCCGGGGATCTTCACCGTGCACCAGATGCGTGAGCTCGATCCGGTCATCCACGTCCAGGCCCGTCTACGGATCGTGACAGTGTTGGATACTCTCGGACCGGGTGATTCGCTTGCCTTTCCGCGGCTCCAGGAGATCATCTCCGTCACCTCGGGAAATCTCGCCACGCATCTACGCAAGCTTGAGGAGAGCGGCTACGTCACGATCGAGAAGGTTCTCGAAGGGCGTTCCGCGGTCACGTACATCCGGCTCAGTGAAGATGGTCGGATCGCCTTCCGGCTCTACAAGCGTGATCTGCGAGAGCTCCTCGATAGCTAGTCAGCTGTAGGTCGCTGAGCGGACGGATTTCTAGAGGACGGCGCTCACGCCCCAGTGGGCGCCCGCATCGTGATGCCCGCCTTGAGGATCGCGACCCGCATCGTCTCCTGATTCACCTGTAGGTGCTCGGCGACCTGCGAGAGGGACAAGCCGGATTCGTAGAGCTGCGCCGCTTCGGCGACTTGCATTACTGTCAACGGCTGTCGCCGGACCACTACGTTGTTCGCCCGGAGGATGCCGAGGATCGTGGACTTGGCGACGTCGAAGTCTTCCGCCAGCCGTGTCGTCGTGTCTCCCGCGGAGTAGCGGGCGATCACAGAAGCCCGTGCTTCGTCGCTCAGCCGACTCCACTTGCGGCGAGGCTGCGGCGCATTTCGAGTGGCTTCGTTCCTGGCGCTGCGACGCGCCCGGATCTGGCGCAGATCCGCCGTCCTCACCCCTGTTAGCGAATTAGTGGAACAGAGGTGGACAAGGCCGACGGATACACGAGGAAGTCTCTCATTGGACGTCAGAAAATGCCTGATAAGGGGCTTCTTCTTGCAACCTTGACTCTTGTGTTGAGAGTGAAGGACTCGTCGCCATCTCGGCAACAGTTCGGAGAGAAATACCTGGCTACGCCGTGAATCCAGGGTTCGTCTTGTTTTCTTTCCCGTCAGGCACCTTGTGGGAAGTCAACCAGGCGGATCGTCGTCGGGTTTCCCCGAGGTGCTTTCTGTCCAGGCGAGCAACAGCGCCTGCGCGAGAAGCTTCGCGTCGGGTTCGGGGCGGACGAGACTTCGGAGGCGGATCTCGTCTCGGCCGCGTCTGCCGCGCGTCGGCCCGCGCCGCGGGGACACGGGAGGCGCCGTTCGCCTGTCGTGATCGATGGCTTCCTGCGCGTCGAGGAACTCCTGGAAGGCGACGCTCGCTCGCCTCGGCAGGTCTCGATCGCGTGTGACGATTCGGCGGCGGTGTTCGGCCACGGCGCTCCTGCGCAGCGGCTTCGATGGGAGATGGAACGCGTGGAGTAGCCACTGCTTCGTCGGGGTCAGACGGGATAGCGCGGGCTGGATCTGCGAGGCATGGTCGAGAGTGTGATCGCCACCCGTTCGCACTGGGGAGAGGTGACGATCGAGAACGTCACCTACTGCACGGCCCGGATCAGTGGTGCGAGCAACCCCGAGGGGCAGCGGGAGCAGGACGTGTACCTGCGGGCTCTGGCGCACACGGGCTCGGCGACGAGGATCAGCTTCGGAACGTACGTCGCGCGCGTGTCGACGGCGCCGCTGGCTGTCAAAGGACGCAACAGCAAACCTGTTCTCGTCGAACCGGACTGGCCGATCATGATCCAGGACCACAGCGGCCAGGACGTCCCGGGCGCGACGTTCATGGCCTCCGTTGCCCGGCGCGAGGAGAAGGGCAGCGACGTGAACGTCGCCTCCCATCTGCTGATCGACGTGCTCACCCGTAGGGTGGATGCGGCCGTCGTCATCAGCAATGACAGCGACCTCGCCTACCCGATCGGCGTCGCGCGCGAGCACGTTCCCGTCGGCCTGATCAACCCGACGAAAGGGGTCCGCGCGGGCAAGCTCGCAGGGACGCCGACCGAAGGCGCAGGCAACCACTGGTGGTACCGTCTTGAGCCCGATGACCTCTACGCGCATCAGCTCCCGAACGTGATCTCGTCCCGGATCACGAAGCCCGCACCATGGTGACGAGTGCTAGCGTGGGGCCATACCACCCGGCGCCTCTGGCGCCGGGTCTTTTCTTTGCGCATCACCGACGGTCCGGGAGGACGAACGTGTCTGCGCCGAACGTGACGAACACGTCCCCGGCACAGAGTGCGGAATCGCCCGCGCGCCGGACGGCGACAGTTTTCGATTCTGCATCGACGTCGAGGACGCACCCGGATGGACCCGTTGGAACGCCGTGAACGACCCCGTCTGCGACGTAGGCGAGCAGTGCGGTGCCCGGTGCGAGAGGCAAGAGCGCCGCAGCCTGCAGGCGCACCCGCCGTGCGGTGCCGATCGCCACATCGATGGATGTGAGCACCTGTTCGAGGGCCGCGGGATCAATCGAGGTCATGCGGTGAGAAACGACGCGACGCGAGTACGTATTCCGCCGCGCCGGCGCGGCGGCTGCGCGCGCATAGGCTGGAGACACGCATGACCCCGAGGAGCGCCGTGTTTCGTACCCCCGCCCGCCTGTTCCGAGTTCTTGCGATCGCCGAGGCGATCACATGGACGATTCTGATTGCCGCGATCATCGCCCGAGCCGTTGGTGCCTCGGCAATCGTTGTGACCATCGGCGGAGGCATTCACGGTTTCGTCTTCCTGGCCTACGCTGCAACCGCGCTGCTGGTCGCCGTCAACCAGCGTTGGCACCCCGGAGTGGGTGCGCTTGCCGTGATCAGCGCCGTCGTGCCGTACGCAACGGTTCCCGTTGACGTCTGGCTGCATCGCTCAGAGAGACTGCGTGGCGACTGGCGCCCGGAAGCCACGGAGGATCCGCGCGATCGCCGCTGGTACGACCGGGCGATGCGCTGGTTCCTGCGACGCCCATGGGTACTCGCCATCCTTCTCATCACCGGCATCGTCGCGCTCTACGTAGCACTGCTGCTGATCGGCCCGCCCGGCGGCAAGTGAGTCAGACGGCCGCGGCAGCGTGGTGGCGACTCGCGTGCGGGAGATGTGCTGGCGCAACCAGGCAGTCCAGGTTCCCCGTCATCGGGGCAGGAGATGTTCGGCTGCGATGCCGAAGCGCTCAACGAGCCGCTGGGTGATGAGGGAACGGTGACACGCTTCGGGGTCGCGTTCGACGCACAGCAGCGCGGCATAGCCGGAGGAGGGGAAGTCGGCGAGCACCGGCGCGAGATCGGCGTGGCTCAGAATCTCTGCGGTGTAGCGGCGAGTGTAGTCCGTGGCCAGTGCGCGGCGCGTGCGCTTGCCGACGCCTTGACGGTCGTCCTCGGCGTATTGGAGCTGACGCAGTTCTGTGGTGGGGGCAAGCTCGCGGTGGTGCCGGTAGTCGATCCGAGCCTGGTCGAGAGCGGCCTGCAGTCGGAGCGAGTTGGCCCACGCATAGTCGGCGCCGCGGACCGCCGCGCTGGTTTATGCCAGCGGGACCCTGCCGCAGTTCAACCATGACATTCCGTGGTCATCGCCCGTGATCGCGCGCGCCGAAGAGCTCAAGGACTGACACTGGGGGCGGAAGCCGCGGTCACGGCCGTCACTCACACACTCACGACGATCATCCTCAGCAACGTCGTGGCCGTCACGGCGGCGATGCAACGAGGCTAGCGGGCTTTCCCTAAGAACTTGGCATCAGCCGGAGGCCCCGGCGCCGGGGCGACCGTATGTTTCCAACAGGCGGAGCCAGATCTCGCTGACCGTTGGATAGGCAGGGACGACGTGCCAAAGACGGTCGATCGGGATGTCGGCGACGATGGCCATCGTGGCGGCTTGCAGGAGCTCGGCGACGTCCGGGCCGACGAACGTGGCGCCGATGATCGTGTGGCGCCGTTCGTCGACAACGATCCGTGCGCTTCCCTTGTACCCGTCCCGCTGAAGACTTGCGCCGGCGACCTGTCCGAGGTCGTAGTCGACAACGCGGACATCGCGCCCGTCCTCACGCGCGTGCGCCGCGGTGAGCCCGACGGTGGCAATCTCGGGGTCGCTGAAAATGACGTGGGGAACAGCGACATGATCGGCCGAGGCGACGTGGGTACCCCATTGCGCATCGCTGACCGGCTTGCCCGTTGCGCGAGCCGCGATCACATCTCCTGCAGCCCGCGCTTGATACTTCCCCTGGTGTGTCAGCAGAGCGCGTCCGTTGACATCGCCAACGGCGTACAACCAGTCATGACCCTTCACGCGGAGTGAGTCGTCGGTCTTGAGCCACTCGCCGGGTTCGAGGCCGATCGATTCGAGACCCAGGTCGGTTGTGGCCGCCGTCCGGCCGGTGGCGAGGAGGACCTGCTCGGCAGACACGCTTCCCTGCGTCGTCTCTATGTGGACACCGTTGGCATCGCGGCGCATGCCGAGTGCGGTTGTGTCGCACAGAACCCGAACTCCGCGATGTTCGAGCGCCTTCGTGACCTGCTCACGCGCGAAGGGTTCGAGCTTCGTGAGCAGCCCCGTGCGGGCGATGATCGTCACGATGCTCCCGAGCGCTGCGAACGCCGTGGCCATTTCCGTCGCGACAACGCCGCCGCCGATGACAGCGAGCGAGGCGGGGATCGACTTCGTGCTGGTCGCGTCGCGGGTCGTCCACGGTGTGACATCCGCTATCCCCGGAATCTCGGGCAGGGATGTGGTTGATCCGGTTGCGACGGCGACGGCATGCCGCGCGGTGAGCACCGTGATCGATCCATCCGCGGCCGTGACGGTCACCTCGCGGGTGCCCGTTATCTGGCCCCTTCCGCGGATGAGGCTGATGCCGGTTTCCTCCAACCAGCGCACCTGCCCCTCATCCTGCCAATGGCTCGTGAAGTCATCGCGGCGCGCGAGGACGGCCGGGATATCGATTTGTCCTGTGACAGCTTTCGCCGCCCCGGCAACAGCCTGGGCGGCGCCGAGAACCTGCGCGGAACGCAGGAGTGCCTTCGACGGCATACAGGCCCAATACGAGCACTCTCCGCCGACGAGTTCCGCTTCGACGATCACCGTCTCCAGCCCACCCTGCACGGCACGGTCGGCCACGTTTTCGCCGACAGCGCCGGCGCCGATGACGATCAGGTCGGCCTCGCGGCGGTTCATGCCGTCACCGGGAGAAGGAGGGAGGCCGCTGAGGAAAGTGCGGTAGTCATGTGCCGTGCCTACCACATGGCCTGCTGTTTGCGGAAGGCGCTTTTCCGGCTCTTCGGGTTCTACATGGGGATGGTATTCGCCCCGAACCACAAGGGAATGCCGCTCGTGCCACGCTCGGCCACGATCGATTTTCTGCGGCGGCAAGTCATGATGAGCCGCAACATTCGGGGAAGCCGCATGCTCGACACCGCGATGGGCGGGCTGAACTACCAGCTCCAACATCATCTCTTCCCCTCGATGCCGCGCCCTCACCTGCGTCACGCAGCACCGCTGATCGCCGCATACTGCCGAGAGTATGAGGTGCCGTACACGGAAACAGAGCTGTTGGCGTCGTACGCCATCGTCGTGCGCTACATCAACCGTGTCGGTCTCGGCGAACGCGACGTGTTCACCTGCCCGCTGGCGGAACAGCGACTGCACCCGACGCCGAACGGATAACCACTGCGCCACCCGACGCGTACGATGGCGACGTGACGAGTGTTGTGTGGTTCCGAGACGACCTGCGGCTCACGGATCACGCGGCGCTCAGCGCCGCGGCCCAGGACCCCGACGGATGCGTCGCGCTCTATGTTCTGGACGAAGAATCCGAGGGCGTTCGGCCTTTGGGCGGCGCCGCGCGATGGTGGCTCCATGAGTCGCTTGTGCGGCTCGCGGATGCCCTCGCCTCGTACGGTGTTCCCCTCGTTCTTCGTCGCGGCAACGCGGAGACGATCGTCCCGGCCGTCGCCAAGGAAGCGGGAGCGAACGGCGTGTTCTGGAACCGTCGCTACGGAGCAGAGCGTCACATCGACGCACGAATCAAGACCGCCCTGCGCGAATCAGGGACGCCGGTGCGTTCTTTCCCTGGCAGCGTGTTGTTCGAACCCTGGACGATCTCCACACAGGCGGGCGGGCCCTACCGCGTCTATTCGGCATTTTGGCGCGCCTGCCTCGCGATGCCCGCTCCGGCCGCGCCGCTTCCCCAACCGGAGAGCATCCACGCGTCTCGGGTGCCTGTTCACAGCGACCACCTCGACTCGTGGGCGTTGCAGCCGTCGTCGCCGAATTGGGCGACGGGGATCGCCCAACGGTGGACCCCGGGTGAGGACGAGGGGGTGCGGCGCCTTGTTCGCTTTCTCGATGAAGCGGCGACGCGCTACGTCGACCAGCGGGACCGACCATCGGCGGATGTTGGCTCGGAGCTGTCACCGTATCTGCGCTGGGGCGAGATCAGCCCGCGCACCGTGTGGCAGCGCGCCCTTGCTTCGGGCATGGACGTCGGGAAGTTCCTGTCGGAACTCGGGTGGCGGGAATTCGCCCGGCACACGGCATATCATCATGCCGCGCTGCACCTCCACGGACTCAACCAGCAATTCGATCAGTTTCCCTGGAATCAGGATGCGTCCGAAGACATCGCCGCATGGCGCAGCGGAGAGACCGGCTTTCCGCTCGTGGATGCCGGTATGCGCGAGCTGTGGCAGACCGGGTTTATGCACAACCGAGTCCGGATGGTCACGGCATCCTTTATCACGAAAAACCTCCTCGTCGACTGGCGGATCGGCGAAGCATGGTTCTGGGACACCCTCGTCGACGCGGACGCCGCCAGTAATCCCTTTAACTGGCAGTGGGTCGCGGGATGTGGCGCGGACGCGGCGCCGTATTTCCGGATCTTCAATCCGGTCACGCAGCAGGAACGCTTCGACCCAGAGGGCGACTACACCAATCGCTGGGCGCCGGACAGCGCGTCACGATCGCCCCTTGTCGATCTGCGTTCCAGCCGAGCTCGCGCGCTGTCTGCGTACGAAGAAATTAAAGCGCGAGCCTAGGGTGTTGCCGCGTCGAGCGCTT containing:
- a CDS encoding cryptochrome/photolyase family protein gives rise to the protein MTSVVWFRDDLRLTDHAALSAAAQDPDGCVALYVLDEESEGVRPLGGAARWWLHESLVRLADALASYGVPLVLRRGNAETIVPAVAKEAGANGVFWNRRYGAERHIDARIKTALRESGTPVRSFPGSVLFEPWTISTQAGGPYRVYSAFWRACLAMPAPAAPLPQPESIHASRVPVHSDHLDSWALQPSSPNWATGIAQRWTPGEDEGVRRLVRFLDEAATRYVDQRDRPSADVGSELSPYLRWGEISPRTVWQRALASGMDVGKFLSELGWREFARHTAYHHAALHLHGLNQQFDQFPWNQDASEDIAAWRSGETGFPLVDAGMRELWQTGFMHNRVRMVTASFITKNLLVDWRIGEAWFWDTLVDADAASNPFNWQWVAGCGADAAPYFRIFNPVTQQERFDPEGDYTNRWAPDSASRSPLVDLRSSRARALSAYEEIKARA
- a CDS encoding NYN domain-containing protein; amino-acid sequence: MVESVIATRSHWGEVTIENVTYCTARISGASNPEGQREQDVYLRALAHTGSATRISFGTYVARVSTAPLAVKGRNSKPVLVEPDWPIMIQDHSGQDVPGATFMASVARREEKGSDVNVASHLLIDVLTRRVDAAVVISNDSDLAYPIGVAREHVPVGLINPTKGVRAGKLAGTPTEGAGNHWWYRLEPDDLYAHQLPNVISSRITKPAPW
- a CDS encoding DUF3817 domain-containing protein; this translates as MFRTPARLFRVLAIAEAITWTILIAAIIARAVGASAIVVTIGGGIHGFVFLAYAATALLVAVNQRWHPGVGALAVISAVVPYATVPVDVWLHRSERLRGDWRPEATEDPRDRRWYDRAMRWFLRRPWVLAILLITGIVALYVALLLIGPPGGK
- a CDS encoding transcriptional regulator, which gives rise to MRELDPVIHVQARLRIVTVLDTLGPGDSLAFPRLQEIISVTSGNLATHLRKLEESGYVTIEKVLEGRSAVTYIRLSEDGRIAFRLYKRDLRELLDS
- a CDS encoding dihydrolipoyl dehydrogenase family protein, with the translated sequence MNRREADLIVIGAGAVGENVADRAVQGGLETVIVEAELVGGECSYWACMPSKALLRSAQVLGAAQAVAGAAKAVTGQIDIPAVLARRDDFTSHWQDEGQVRWLEETGISLIRGRGQITGTREVTVTAADGSITVLTARHAVAVATGSTTSLPEIPGIADVTPWTTRDATSTKSIPASLAVIGGGVVATEMATAFAALGSIVTIIARTGLLTKLEPFAREQVTKALEHRGVRVLCDTTALGMRRDANGVHIETTQGSVSAEQVLLATGRTAATTDLGLESIGLEPGEWLKTDDSLRVKGHDWLYAVGDVNGRALLTHQGKYQARAAGDVIAARATGKPVSDAQWGTHVASADHVAVPHVIFSDPEIATVGLTAAHAREDGRDVRVVDYDLGQVAGASLQRDGYKGSARIVVDERRHTIIGATFVGPDVAELLQAATMAIVADIPIDRLWHVVPAYPTVSEIWLRLLETYGRPGAGASG
- a CDS encoding GIY-YIG nuclease family protein, with product MRDHRYASWRTALSSVVGIYLITDTRDGRQYVGKADGVESVRQRWSVYATNGHGGNVELRGIDPSTFRYSLLRVFDPSTPTPEIDAAESHFKVALDSRRHGLNRN
- a CDS encoding DUF488 family protein, producing MQAALDQARIDYRHHRELAPTTELRQLQYAEDDRQGVGKRTRRALATDYTRRYTAEILSHADLAPVLADFPSSGYAALLCVERDPEACHRSLITQRLVERFGIAAEHLLPR